AACAAGCTCGTGGTATAAAGCGAGATATTAAAAAAGCTATGCAGTTTTATGAAATAGCTTGTGACAATAGAGTAGCGAATGCTTGCAAAAGTTTAGGCAATAAGTATTCTACAGGTTTTTGGGTTAAGCAAGATCATAAAAAAGCGATTGAATATTATAAAAAAGCTTGTGAATATGACCGACCATATCAATGTGAGGAATTAATATACGAATATGAAAAAATAAAAGATTATAAAGAAGCGATTAAGATTTATAAAAAAACCTGTGATAACGGATATTTCCCAAGCTGTGAGCGTTTGTTTTTGATGTATAAAAATGGCGATAGGGTAAAGCAAGATTTAAATTTAGCAAAAAAATATTTAGCCGATGTTTGTCGTTATAGTCCTGAGTACTGCGAAGAATTAGAAATAAATGAAGAAGAAATCTTTAATCAGGAAGTAAAATGAAAAAATTATTATTTTTAGTGTTTTTAGGCGCTGGTATTTTAGGTGCGAATGAGCTTGAGAGTAAATGTAATAAAGGCGATTTGGTAGCTTGTGTAAAATTAGGTGAAATATATTTTAACGAACAAAACTATCAAAAATCTATTGAATTTTTTAAAAAAGCTTGTGATGGTGGTTATGCTTTGGGATGTACCGGTCTAGGAAAATTTTATGCAGATGGAAGAGGTGTTAAACAAGACTTGGTAAAAGCAAGCGAACTTTACACTAAAGCTTGTGATGGTGGAGATGCCTTAGGCTGCTTTGTTTTAGGATTTTTATATGAACAAGGATTTGGAGTTACGCAAAATTATACAAAAGCTATCAATCTATATATCAAATCTTGTAATAATAGATTCGGTGTAAGCTGTTCTATGGTAGGGGCTTTATATAGTAATGGCAAAGGTGTGAAAAAAGACAAAATAAAAGCTCAAGAATACTTTAACAAAGCTTGTGATTTAGGTTATCAGGGCGGTTGCGATGAGTATAGAAAACTAAATGAACAAGGATATTAATGATATTTAATCATACCGAGCATTTTAGCGAGATTTATGGCTTTAAAAAGCCAATTGATTTGGAGTATTTCGGAGTATTTATAAACTCTATCAAATGCGATGAAGAAAAGTTTTTAAGCGCATTTAGCACTTACGAACCTACAAAAATAGATAATAATTTTTATATTTTTAATCAAGAATTTAAAATAAGAATTTCAACTCACGATTTAGCAATAAATGGCGGTATTTATATACAAGATTATTCAAGCTATTTATGCGCTAAGGCTTTAAATGTTAGCTCAAGCGATATTATTTTGGATATGTGTGCTGCTCCAGGGGGTAAAAGTATAAATCTAGCTAATTTTAGCGACAATTGTGAAAATCTAAGCTCAAATGAGCTAAATAGCAAAAGATTTCATAAGCTTAAAACAATCCTAGCAAACTACGGCGTAAAGGCAAAAACCTATAATCACGATGGCGTTTTGATAGGTCGTAAAACGCCCGAGCGATTTAGCAAAATATTGCTTGATGCTCCGTGTAGCACATTTATGCACGATTTTTCTATCACAAAAAGTCAAAAAGAAATAAAGCAAATCGCCACTACTCAAAAAAAGCTTTTAAACTCTGCCCTAACAGCTTTACAAATAGGTGGGGAGCTAGTTTATAGCACTTGCACGCATAATTTTTATGAAAACGAAGCAGTGATTTTTAATGCGCTTAATTCTAAATTTAATATAGAACTTTTAGAAATTGATTTGCCTTGCGAGTATTTACAAGGACTAAGTAATTACGATGAAAAATATAGCGATATTAGACTTGCTAAAACTTATCGCATAAAGCCAACCAATACTCATTCAGGCTTTTTCATAGCAAAATTAAGGAAATTAGGTTAAATCATTTTGCTAATAAATTTGTAATATTCTAAGAAATATTGAGCTAATTAGTGAGTTTAAATTATAAAAACTACATAGATAGATTTAATAGTATTAAAAAGACTTAAAAGTAAGAAAACGATAAGATATTTAATCAATACATAGCAAAATCTTATAAAAAAATAAATTATTTTAATAATCTGCCTTGCCTAATCAACTGCAAAATATTCTAATTAGCTATTTTAATTGTTTGGCTTGGCAATTAGTGTTTTTACAATAATTAGTTAAAACCTAAA
This is a stretch of genomic DNA from Campylobacter sp. RM12651. It encodes these proteins:
- a CDS encoding RsmB/NOP family class I SAM-dependent RNA methyltransferase — encoded protein: MIFNHTEHFSEIYGFKKPIDLEYFGVFINSIKCDEEKFLSAFSTYEPTKIDNNFYIFNQEFKIRISTHDLAINGGIYIQDYSSYLCAKALNVSSSDIILDMCAAPGGKSINLANFSDNCENLSSNELNSKRFHKLKTILANYGVKAKTYNHDGVLIGRKTPERFSKILLDAPCSTFMHDFSITKSQKEIKQIATTQKKLLNSALTALQIGGELVYSTCTHNFYENEAVIFNALNSKFNIELLEIDLPCEYLQGLSNYDEKYSDIRLAKTYRIKPTNTHSGFFIAKLRKLG
- a CDS encoding tetratricopeptide repeat protein is translated as MKKLLFLVFLGAGILGANELESKCNKGDLVACVKLGEIYFNEQNYQKSIEFFKKACDGGYALGCTGLGKFYADGRGVKQDLVKASELYTKACDGGDALGCFVLGFLYEQGFGVTQNYTKAINLYIKSCNNRFGVSCSMVGALYSNGKGVKKDKIKAQEYFNKACDLGYQGGCDEYRKLNEQGY
- a CDS encoding tetratricopeptide repeat protein, producing the protein MKKLLSLVFFSISILVANENNNECLNIDYKTCFKLNEAELKSKCDKKDHPSCYLLNTLKYEKLCAQNDLESCYELAGQYEDHKKYKKAFKLHTKACDGGYFSSCDYLGFFYEQARGIKRDIKKAMQFYEIACDNRVANACKSLGNKYSTGFWVKQDHKKAIEYYKKACEYDRPYQCEELIYEYEKIKDYKEAIKIYKKTCDNGYFPSCERLFLMYKNGDRVKQDLNLAKKYLADVCRYSPEYCEELEINEEEIFNQEVK